Part of the Oncorhynchus nerka isolate Pitt River linkage group LG14, Oner_Uvic_2.0, whole genome shotgun sequence genome is shown below.
tgtgtgcgcatataCTAAACCAACTCAGTAAGAGTATCCTACTCCCGCAGCGATAGTGCTGCAGTGCAGAACTGACTTGGCAGGGTAGCCCAAGGGACCGGGGGTTGGAGGGAGATATGTGAACCTCAGCCAAGACCACAccaaccaggcccagtcatctgaGCTGGCCTGACAGGAAGTAGAGAGAACGGGATAAGTGGGTGTGGGGTCGTTCAAGTTCAACAGAGACCGATGCATAACCCCAACATGACACTATGACCTAGTGAGGGTGGGAGCACAGCACTGTCGCCTTGACAAGGCTGAAAAAGTGTTTGTTTGCGTGTGTAACTATGCACTAGTGGATAATTCAAGCTGTGCGTCTATGTAAACGGTAGCGTCAGGGTAAGTTCACAGTGTTTTGTTATGCAGTCTCAACCCCCAAGAGTGGTTCAGGCAATTACTAAACAGTGGCATTGACATGTCACATGCTTAACGATTGAATTGCCAGCCTCCGATTCTCAGACAATTTAGCGTACGTGATAGTCAGCTTTAAAGGAACTGTACTGCCTGGATGGATAGGCACAAACACACTAGCTTGCACGACCTTTGAAACATCTGCTATGAGTTATACATGCTTTAAACTTTTACAGTATCAGCCAGGTCAATAGGCCTATGGCAGTGCCACACAAAGAAATGTGTATGTGATGGCAAGGAAGGAAACAAGACATCAGTCACATCATGTTTCTATGTAAACCATAGCTTAATATATAACAAGCCTTACGGGGGACAATTAGCTCTGGATTGTTGTAGTCTGTCTTGCCCTAAAATTCTTGCTACAATGACCTCATTCGTATCACTACTCATCAGCCAGATCCCATCCCAGAGAGCATTTCAAACGTGATAAAGAACTGTACATTTGTTGGGCAGAATTGAATTCCAGTGTTCTCTGTACATTGGATTTGGATTATCAACAACATTCAAATCACAGGCAGGTGATCTCATTTTCTACATCAGGACTTCCTAACCCTTTTCACCCAGGACCAGACAGGTGTGTACCCccaagtggcacagtggtctaaggcactgcatctcagtgcaagaggcatctcTACAGTCAAATCCAGGCAGTATCAcacaattggcccggcgtcgtctgggtttgcctgtcattgtaaataagaatttgttcttactggcttacctagttaaataatggttacaTTACTAAATTACAATGGTGGCACACTTGGCAGGCTAAAGCAGTTATTGGTTACTGATTATCACAATCCCACGAATTCAACATGAAAGACAAAGCTATTCAAACAAAAGGCATTTGGTTGAGTACTAATAATGGGGCACATCTGGGATCATGGCTCGCCTGACTCAAGGCTCATGAGCTACTCTGAATCGGCATCCATTTTGAGCGCAGGTTCTCATCCAAATTCACTTGTCCGTAAACGCCGTATATCGGCAATCGCTTCTCTCATGCAGATGTTACTACAACAGAAAGACAACTTGTCGGGCATCCTGAGCGAATGGCAAATTAATTATTTCCTACGCTACATGATCCTCTTAGCAGTAATGTACAAGCCACACACCGGTCATTTTTCATTCAAGCACAACATGCAGTTACAAATTCACAGGACAACAAAAAAAAGCAGACCTGACGACTGTCACAATACACACAGTAATATTGCTAACTACATGCATGTAGGCTACGGATAGTGGATAACTTTCAAACCCTCAGTTCTGCAAAGTTCCGATAACTTGAAACGAAAAGGCGTGTAGGATGGCTACGCTGTGCGGCGCCATGTTGTTCAAACAGCTTTTTAgctcgtcactagttaccacagccacaaagttatAAACACCACCTATTTATACAATTTACCCTAACCACAGTGCTAACCTCTAGCCTTATATTAAGACCAAAAACTAAGATGTGTTACATTTTTCTTAACGATATAGCCaattctgactttgtggctgtgttaactaGCTAGTTGCAACCAGCGCTTTCCCAAGCCAACTTGAGTTACCACGTGGTTGGTTTTCAGGCTTTAGCGCGCGTAGTAAGTGTTGCACAGTGCACACGCAGAAGCCGGCTTCttgttctcctctattctcttaaCGGATTTAGATTCTCTAATTTGACTGTTTTCAGCTTAGTTTGATTGTCAACGCTTACAGCAAACCCGAAAGTGCATATGATTACATGCAGGCAAGCAGGTAGTTGGTGATGAACGTTCCACTCCGTTCTCTTATATCGAGGCCGATATGTGAACGAAGTTGAGCGTTCCTCAGCTAGCAAGCGGTCTCCCAAATACCGAAAAGATTAAGAATGAAAAGATGGAAACCAACGTCTGTGGCAACTACTACCAGTAAACGGATCAGCATCAGTGCCATTTCAACCGCAGGGTAGCATGCTGTGTCATCCTCTGAACATGACGCATGGGATCCAAGGACCGAACTTGCCAATGTGGATCCTACCACATTGGCCATACATAAGCAGTATGTATTCTCAGTTAACTGAGATCCCATAATATCACATCCCTCTGTCAAATTACACACGCCACATACATGTGGACTATatgccacgttcaaaacaactgggaactcggaaataaACTACTTTGGCGTGTTCAATTACAACAGGGAACTAAAAAAAAGAGCCCCAACTGAGAAACCCCATTATAAACAATCATCCAGTCGGATACTTTCTAGGGCTaagactttccgacctgaagagcATTGGCGTCATGACTTGACCTctttttctgagttcccagttgtctagAAAGCACCACACAGCTAGATAACACTGGCTACAACACAACCATGCGGACTGGAAGGCGACAAAATGCAGCATCCTTAACCAGTACCAGCTAACTACCGGTACGTCAACTATAATTCTTTAACGATTGGGTTCAATGTCCATTCCTCAAGAATAAACTAACATATGCCATGACATTTGTTACCGAAAACAAGCAATCATTCACCCACAAACCGAGAAAAGCATAGGACAGTTTCTCATAACGTTAACAAATCCAACTGAAGTTAGCTTGCTACTACCTCAAATCAATACCAAAGCCGGCTGCATATAGAATAATTCTTACCATAAATTTGTTTAATGTTGAAGGATATAGGCTAGCTAATAAAGTGATTCAAAATTTCGAAACCTTCTGCCTATTTCGTAAGCTAACGTTTATAACCTCCTAAGATTTAGGAAGGGGGTGTCCTATCCCTTTTTGGGGTGGGGGTTGGTCGGGCTAGCAGAGGAAAAATCAGTCTGGAAAAGGAGCTCTACTCTATCCCCCAGATCGATCTACTGGGTTTAAAGTCCATTAAAAAGCGCGGATGAATGCTGATTGTCAATTGGTTTCTCACAGTTCTGAACTAGCTAAGAATATAGTTGGAAACCTTAACATTTACCTTTCTCTCCTTCAGTCCGCAGTCGGACGGAATGGACTGTCCCGGAAGCCGGTAGTCAAATTCCGGTTTAATCAGTCATGTGACAGGGACGCCGGTGTGATTTTAGCTACACGTTTTAGGTAACGATGTACTACTGAACCACAAACTAATATTAAACTTATTCatttacacacacaaaacaaactaGCCGGTTGATTTTACTTGAATGGGCGTAGCCAGACTCTTGACTGTGCAGTCTAAACAGTTTATCAAGATGTGTGTGTTTAATATGCATTCTTTCATTACATGTGTATTTCAAATGTGTCCATTGTCTGCAACATCCAGCAGTCCAGCAATTATTCATACCTTTGCTGCAGTGAGGGTTCATGACCAGTGTCACCTCAGTTCCTCCTTGCCCCTGCCCAGTTTCATAATTAGCCATCCAGATCTGCAGGCTGTTATAAAGCATCATAAATAATGACAGATCTTTCAGAAACTTGTCCCTCATATGACAAACAGACCTGGTGATAGACAACTCCACCAAGTGGATCTGAAACTTTTATTTTAACCTtttttacagtactgtaacaAAACAACATTTTAAAAAACTGGATGATGAAGACACATTTTCCATGCTCTAAGGAGGTTATCATGGGTGGGGAAAGAGAAACTGGTTGTAGTATTGATGCAGACTGAGCTTATGTTGTTCATCAGCCCAATTCAGATCTTTTTTCGCtaaatcagatcagctctgaaaaatatctgatgtgatttGTCTAAAGACCAATTAGGGGGGCTGAAGACTTCCTTCCTGATGGCTGACCCTAGATCAGTTATTGTGGAGCCTGAAAGAGATGGCGTAATACATTTGtggaactgatcctagatcaaagAGTATACTAATTTAAACAGTGAATGAGGTCCCATTTTCCACTCCCTGCTCCAGTCAGTTTGGCCACCCAGAACACACCCATATTTTCACAGGATGGAGAGAAGCTGTTGACAAGCGAAAGAGGGGTAGGCCTTCCTGGCTCTTTTCAGACATGGAATAAAGTACTAAAACATGAGGTGTAAATGAGCCAGGGAGGGCTACCCCTGCTACCAATGAGGGACCACTAAGGAGAGTAGGGTGGGTACCAGGGGAGGACAGTAGGGGGCAATCTAAGCATCGTAGTTGGGGTTCTTGCGGAGGATGACGAAGCCCTCCAGGATGGGGGTGACGGGGAGATACTCCTCTGTGGCCAGCTCTGCCCTCTCTCCATGGGCCAGGAGCACCGGCGTGGTGTGGGTCTGGAAACCTGTGATGGCTTTGGGCTTACCGGCCTGACCAACCACGTCCACCGCCTATCGACCAATTACATAcataaaccatgaggtcgaatCCACTCTGCCATCATCTTATAGCATTTCATCCTGAGAGTGAAAAGCACTTGCACATCTAGACATTACATGGCATTGGAGATGTTCAACCATTATTAAAATTAAAATCTCCAGTACATTTCACTTGCAAAGCATCACGTCACATCGTGCTGACGTTTTGGCCTTCATCACACCATCTAGGCTACATCCTCAACTAGCATTGTATTTTGAATATGAAGTTAATCCTCCAGGCTCTTATTAAGAGCATAGTGTGAGCAGCAGTCCTTACCTGTCCCACCCTGACGGACACGGGCAGCGGCCTCAGCTCCTCGTCGAATGTGACCAGCATACGGGGCTGCATGGCAGCCACCAGGCCATAGAGAACGTAGTGAGACTTCCCCAGGATTACTGCAGCACACACAGGAAACAGCAGGGGgcaacacaaacagacaaatattTAGAACTGGGTCAAGGCATTTAGAAGACTTACTACCCAACATGAAAGGAAGGTAGTGGAACTAGCTGGGCAAGGGCCAATGCCATTCAGGAGTTGAACAATTGCtaattgttgtttttttaagTGGAATTTTCCATCCATACATTGAAATTCAGGTCACTTCCTCAAATTACTCAACATAAATGGACTTCACCCCAATCCTAAACAATCAGATGTGGAAAAACAGAGGGGGAAAGAAGTAAATAAAATGAGTGGTGAAGAGTAATGAGGAAAAAGGGCTTACTGTTCTTGACATCGAGGAAGGAGACTAGGACAGTGAGTAGTCCTGCCACAGCCACCTGACTCATCAGCTGCCTGTCACTGTGGTATGGACACAGTGTCAATGTCCCTTTACCCAGGTGAGTCAGACCCTGTAGACATGGCACAGAGCAAGGGTTaggagacacagactctcccccTCTAACACATAGGTTAGAGTGCCAGAGCGGCACCTGCAACCCACCTGTGCAAGTCGGACCATAAAGAGGTTGTTGGGGTCTTTGGCATGGTACTGAGCCAGCTGCCTCAGCATGGCAGCCAGGCGGGCATTGTTTGTTCctgcagagagagcgagatggagccGTGAGTCGTCATGGAAACCAATCACAGCTTGAGTCGCAGTCAATGGAGAAGGTCTCATACTTTGATGTCATCTGGCACAGTGAATTCACAGTTATAGGTCTTTTTCTTATTCAAGGACAAGGAATAATTACAGGGGAACATTGTAATAACTTAGTGAGGCAAATCTAAATAACTTTGAACGTCTCAATATAATAATGAAGACACTGACTGATTGGGGCCCACTCACCGCTGCCTACCATGCCCATGGCAAAGATGGAGTTGTGGGAGACCTCTGGGTCAGCATCGTGGGAAAACTTGCTGAGTGTGTCCAGGATGTTGAGGCGAGGATTCGACACAGAGATCAGGGCCAAGGCCAGAGGTACCGCACGCCTTAGAGTAGGCTCTCCATACCGCAACTAGGAGagtgagtgagatggagagaaggcaagacaatggagagatgaagagaaaaaCAGTTCGATGTAGGATGTTTGGATTGAGCCAAAGAGACAGGGGCTAAATCAACCCCCAACATGTCCTGAAAATGTGTTGAAGCCAAATGGAGTGAACAAGACAGAGGTTATACTGACCAGGTGTCCAAATGCCCGTAGTGCCATCTCTGAGCCAATCTCTTCTCCCATAGCAATGAGTGCAATACCCAGGACAGCCACACCCTGGGAGGGGGAAGCAGAGAGCAGATTAGTTCAATATCAAATCTCAATTCAAACCCCTCATTAGATTGTATTTTACATTTGTCGTCATTTAGCaggcactcttatccagagtggcttacaggagcaattagggttaagtgccttgctcaaggccaccaacagatttttcacctattcaaaccagcgacgttttggttactggcccaacactcttaaagCACCTGGCATACCTGGTGGGAGCCCATGTCAGCTGCACTCTCTTTCTTGTCTTTATCCTTCTTATCCTTCTTGTctttttcttcctccttctctttgGCTTCATAGTGCTCACTGCAGATGTGGAGCAGCTGCTGCACCTTCAGTACATTACCAGAACCTAGCAtggagagaaaccgagagagataAATACAGGAAAGCCATCACTTGTAAATCTCAATGAGATCACCTGTataaataaatatgtaaataaaatacaaattttaACAGAAAATTGGAGACAAAATGATAACTCTGGAGCGATGAGACTGACCTGCATAGGCACATACGTCCACCAGCGTGTTAGCGAAGCTGCGGAAGGGCTCAGGCACCACCTGCAGCGCTGCCAGGGTGGTCTCAATGGCCTCCCCTTTACCCAGGTGGTTGAGGCCCAGGCCCAGGGGCAGCCAGCGGGCGTATGTGTCTTTCAGCTCCAGCTCACTCTTCTCCATGATGGACTGGACGATGGTGGAGGTGACGTCACCGTTGCACGAGCCCACCGCGATCATACCGCACGCCAGCGCCGTCACACCTGCCACCTGAGAGTGTGTGACAAGACACATAACATGGGACAGTGAGCTGGGTTTAATGAGTGTGGATGTGTAATAGACTTAAGAAGACAAACTGTGGaactacacacacagtacctccaTGCTGGACTTGGAGTCTACCATGACaggcagcagcagagagaggacgTCCTCACGGTTCGAGCCAGCATATGCCAGGCCCAGGCTGGGGATAGAGGAGAAAAGTCAGGGTCAAACCCCACCTAAACAAGAACTTTTCACAGGCAGAGATTACACTGTGCTAATGGACTAAACAAACCTCAATACAAATCTTTAATGTACAAGAGGTGTCAggcagtaggggctaggggttgatttGGGACTAAACACGCATTTCCTTCTCTCCTTACCCGAAGATGGCTCCTATCCGCATGACATTGCTGTTGTGGAGGACGTAGTCTGACAGCAGGGCCAGGGCCGGGTCACACTCATTCCTCACCCCAGAGTTTACTATGCCACAAGCCAGGAGGGCGCCcgactacagggagagagagaagagaaagagagggggagacatatcTACATGAATAGGATGTTTAGGGCTTTTCTGGATGCTGTGAAGGTTGTGGTGAGGAGGTTTTAATGCAGGGTGTTTGGTAAgaggctgagtgtgtgtgtgctgacctTAATGTAGTCTTCTGAGGAGTAGAGGTACTTGTCTATCTGTGTCAGACCACCATCCACATCCCACAGCAGGATCATCCCCAGAGAGGCTGCAGCACTCAGCATACCTGGAGATAAACACAGAATTAGCAACATTTACACAACAGCAATATATTATTTTTGTTACTATGCTTGAAATTAAGAATTAGCAATGAAGGCAATACATTAAGTTGCTGCTAAGCATCCTAGATTCATGAGACTGGTACTCACTGTCGAAACACCAAACATGAACCAATTTTCAGTCAAACCCCCACAAATGTGAACCACGAGGCCCATTTGAAGACGGGgatgtgaggctgtgtgtgtgtgtggtttccctCACCATGGTCTTTGTTCTTGTACAGCCATTTGTTGCCGTCGTCTGTGAGAAGCTTGTCCTGTCCAAACCCTGCGTTGACGAAGCCGTTGACAAATGAGGAGGCCAGGTTCATACGAGCAGAGTCCACCTGGGAACCACTTCCTCCaaaccctgacagacagacaatggCATGATGAAAAGGAGGATGAGGATAGAGGAGTGTGATAGAACACAACCAGGACATTAGTGAGCTGCTGAAGTGAAGGTGCTGAACTCACTGTTGTTCTCCAGGTGGGTTTTGTAGATGTCATCTGGGACTTTGGGTTCCATGATGTCCAACTGTAAAGAAAGGGAACAGTACGTTACTAGCTGCCTGGTGCTGAGTCATAGCCACTAACAGGCTTAAATGCCTTTCACTAATTGGTTTATTCACGATACCAGCCATTCATTATCCTCTAGCCTCATTTGTTCTCTCACTCTATGTACCATTATTCTCCCACATGACCCCTACCCCACTCTTTCACTCTCCTCTTGGTACCTTCTTCAAGTCTCCTCCATTTCCCCCTCAAAAATATTAAATAGAGCACAGTCCTCTAACTCATCTCTACAGGTCATATTCCCCTCTCCTTAGCCCTACTCTAAAAACCTTTTCTCTAACATACACTCAGCCCCCACTGTCAGTCACACTCCATCCACTGACTTCAACAGTGACCCACTCCTCAGTCCTGCTCTAAACACTCACTCTTACaaccccctccactctctctag
Proteins encoded:
- the LOC115141958 gene encoding 26S proteasome non-ATPase regulatory subunit 2-like, which encodes MEEAKNKEKKQSEKTELKETKPTGKDKDKKDEQELSDEDKQLQEELEMMVERLGETDTSLYRPALEELRRQIRSSTTSMTSVPKPLKFLRPHYGKLKEIYEGMVPGENKSFCADVVSVLAMTMSGERECLKYRLLGSQEELASWGHEYVRHLAGEVAKEWQEVEESDKTQQETLLKLVKEIVPYNMAHNAEHEACDLLMEVEKLEMLELYIDDNAYAKVCLYLTSCVSYVPEPENSALLKCSLNIFRKFNRYPEALRLALMLNDVELVENIFTSCKDIVIQKEMAFMLGRHGMFLELNEDVEDYEDLTEIMSNVQLNSNFLALARELDIMEPKVPDDIYKTHLENNRFGGSGSQVDSARMNLASSFVNGFVNAGFGQDKLLTDDGNKWLYKNKDHGMLSAAASLGMILLWDVDGGLTQIDKYLYSSEDYIKSGALLACGIVNSGVRNECDPALALLSDYVLHNSNVMRIGAIFGLGLAYAGSNREDVLSLLLPVMVDSKSSMEVAGVTALACGMIAVGSCNGDVTSTIVQSIMEKSELELKDTYARWLPLGLGLNHLGKGEAIETTLAALQVVPEPFRSFANTLVDVCAYAGSGNVLKVQQLLHICSEHYEAKEKEEEKDKKDKKDKDKKESAADMGSHQGVAVLGIALIAMGEEIGSEMALRAFGHLLRYGEPTLRRAVPLALALISVSNPRLNILDTLSKFSHDADPEVSHNSIFAMGMVGSGTNNARLAAMLRQLAQYHAKDPNNLFMVRLAQGLTHLGKGTLTLCPYHSDRQLMSQVAVAGLLTVLVSFLDVKNIILGKSHYVLYGLVAAMQPRMLVTFDEELRPLPVSVRVGQAVDVVGQAGKPKAITGFQTHTTPVLLAHGERAELATEEYLPVTPILEGFVILRKNPNYDA